A part of Acipenser ruthenus chromosome 12, fAciRut3.2 maternal haplotype, whole genome shotgun sequence genomic DNA contains:
- the agtr1a gene encoding type-1 angiotensin II receptor: MENSTSGTTEDPRVLLNCTSSGMHNYIFTMIPIVYSFIFVVGVLGNSMVVAVIYSYMKLKTVANVFMLNLALADLTFLITLPLWAAYTALGYNWHFGGFLCKLSTGLVTFNLYATIFLLTSLSIDRYLAIVHPVRSRPRRTLVYSRITCIIIWVFAFVLSVPTMCFRDVILIANPNISVCAFLYKDANLNRFLVGMGFVKSILGFLIPFVIIITCYCLIGKTLLGAYQVQKSKARNDEVLKMLAAVVASFFVCWVPHQIFHFMDILVQLKVIKTCKLIDIVDTALPFTICIAYFNSCLNPILYGFVGKHFRKKLLQLLKCTSPLKAHPSLSTKMSSLSYRGSENVHLTANKSITLCDVR, encoded by the coding sequence ATGGAGAATTCTACATCAGGAACCACGGAAGACCCCAGAGTCTTGTTAAACTGCACTAGCTCTGGAATGCATAATTACATCTTTACTATGATCCCAATTGTTTATAGTTTCATATTTGTTGTTGGTGTTTTGGGGAACAGCATGGTGGTGGCTGTAATTTACTCctacatgaaattaaaaacagttGCTAATGTCTTCATGCTGAACCTGGCACTGGCTGACCTCACCTTTCTGATCACCTTACCCCTGTGGGCCGCTTACACAGCACTGGGCTATAACTGGCATTTTGGAGGATTCCTATGCAAACTGAGCACCGGTTTGGTAACCTTCAATCTATATGCCACGATATTCCTTCTAACCAGCCTCAGCATTGACCGTTACCTAGCCATAGTCCATCCAGTGAGGTCACGCCCAAGACGTACATTGGTCTATTCCCGCATCACCTGCATCATCATCTGGGTCTTTGCTTTTGTACTGAGTGTGCCTACAATGTGTTTCCGTGATGTCATCTTAATTGCTAACCCTAACATATCTGTGTGTGCTTTTTTATACAAGGATGCCAACTTGAATAGATTTCTGGTTGGGATGGGCTTCGTGAAAAGCATTTTGGGATTTCTCATTCCTTTTGTGATCATTATCACCTGCTACTGTCTGATTGGCAAGACCCTGCTGGGTGCCTACCAGGTCCAAAAAAGCAAGGCCCGAAATGACGAAGTTCTGAAAATGCTCGCAGCAGTAGTGGCTTCCTTTTTCGTTTGCTGGGTTCCGCATCAAATATTTCACTTTATGGACATACTTGTTCAATTGAAAGTAATAAAGACCTGTAAGTTAATCGACATTGTTGATACAGCTTTGCCTTTTACAATCTGCATAGCGTATTTTAACAGCTGTCTGAACCCCATCCTTTACGGGTTTGTGGGAAAACATTTTAGGAAGAAATTATTACAGCTCCTCAAATGCACCTCCCCTTTAAAAGCCCATCCAAGTCTTTCTACCAAAATGAGTTCCCTTTCATATCGGGGATCAGAAAATGTGCACTTAACAGCTAACAAGTCCATTACCTTGTGTGATGTTAGATAA